In a single window of the Ancylobacter polymorphus genome:
- the accC gene encoding acetyl-CoA carboxylase biotin carboxylase subunit, which produces MFGKILIANRGEIALRVLRACKEMGIATVAVHSTADANAMHVKLADESVCIGPPAAKDSYLNIPALLAACEITGAEAVHPGYGFLSENARFAEILIDHGVAFIGPKPEHIRVMGDKIEAKRTAKALGIPCVPGSEGGISSDDEATKVARDIGYPVLIKAAAGGGGRGMKVARSEDELSSALSTARSEARAAFGDDAVYIEKYLGTPRHIEIQVFGDGKGNAVHLGERDCSLQRRHQKVLEEAPSPTITAEQRARIGETCAKAMRDMKYLGAGTIEFLYENGEFYFIEMNTRIQVEHPVTEAITGIDLIREQIRVAAGETLSFGQSDVVLRGHAIECRVNAEHPRTFRPSPGKIGYWHVPGGLGVRIDSAVYQGYSIPPYYDSMIGKLIVHAATREECIARLKRALNEFVVEGIETTLPLFRELVENDDIKRGAYDIHWLEHFLAEGEPGA; this is translated from the coding sequence ATGTTCGGCAAGATCCTGATTGCCAATCGCGGCGAGATCGCCCTGCGCGTGCTGCGCGCCTGCAAGGAAATGGGCATCGCCACCGTGGCGGTTCATTCCACCGCCGACGCCAACGCCATGCATGTGAAGCTGGCCGACGAGAGCGTGTGCATCGGCCCGCCGGCCGCCAAGGACAGCTATCTCAACATACCCGCTCTGCTCGCCGCCTGCGAGATCACCGGCGCGGAAGCGGTGCATCCGGGCTATGGCTTCCTGTCCGAGAATGCGCGCTTCGCCGAGATCCTGATCGATCACGGTGTCGCCTTCATCGGGCCCAAGCCCGAGCATATCCGGGTGATGGGCGACAAGATCGAGGCCAAGCGCACCGCCAAGGCGCTGGGTATTCCGTGCGTGCCGGGTTCCGAGGGCGGAATCTCCTCCGACGACGAAGCGACCAAGGTCGCCCGCGACATCGGCTATCCCGTGCTGATCAAGGCTGCCGCCGGCGGTGGCGGACGCGGCATGAAGGTGGCGCGCTCGGAAGACGAGCTGTCCTCCGCCCTTTCGACCGCCCGCTCGGAGGCCCGTGCCGCCTTCGGCGACGACGCGGTCTATATCGAGAAATATCTCGGCACCCCGCGCCACATCGAAATTCAGGTGTTCGGCGACGGCAAGGGCAATGCGGTTCATCTGGGTGAGCGCGACTGCTCGCTGCAGCGCCGCCACCAGAAGGTGCTGGAGGAGGCCCCCTCCCCGACCATTACCGCCGAACAGCGGGCCCGGATCGGCGAGACCTGCGCCAAGGCGATGCGCGACATGAAGTATCTCGGCGCGGGAACCATCGAGTTCCTGTACGAGAATGGCGAGTTCTACTTCATCGAAATGAACACCCGCATCCAGGTGGAGCATCCGGTGACGGAAGCGATCACCGGCATTGACCTGATCCGCGAGCAGATCCGCGTCGCCGCCGGCGAGACGCTGAGCTTCGGCCAGAGCGATGTGGTTCTGCGCGGCCACGCTATCGAGTGCCGCGTGAATGCGGAGCACCCGCGCACCTTCCGGCCGTCGCCGGGCAAGATCGGCTACTGGCATGTGCCGGGCGGCCTTGGCGTGCGCATCGATTCGGCCGTCTATCAGGGCTACTCGATCCCGCCCTATTACGACAGCATGATCGGCAAGCTCATTGTCCACGCCGCCACCCGCGAGGAGTGCATCGCGCGCCTCAAGCGGGCGCTGAACGAGTTCGTGGTGGAAGGCATCGAAACCACGCTGCCGCTGTTCCGCGAGCTGGTCGAGAATGACGACATCAAGCGCGGCGCCTACGACATCCACTGGCTGGAGCATTTCCTCGCCGAGGGCGAGCCGGGCGCCTGA
- a CDS encoding NADH:ubiquinone oxidoreductase subunit NDUFA12 translates to MSDFITETFTWWNAQTMGTRFHTWRHGEFVGTDEFGNRYYRTKGRKIDPSLGFERRWVIYNGYAEATAIPPGWHAWMHQRSDVPPSEETYVAREWEQPHRPNPTGTVNAYHPPGSAIGFGHRPAVTGDYKAWTPE, encoded by the coding sequence ATTTCCGACTTCATCACCGAGACCTTCACCTGGTGGAACGCCCAGACCATGGGCACGCGCTTCCACACCTGGCGGCATGGAGAGTTTGTCGGCACGGACGAGTTCGGCAACCGCTACTACCGGACCAAGGGCCGCAAGATCGACCCCTCGCTCGGCTTCGAGCGCCGCTGGGTGATCTATAACGGCTATGCCGAAGCCACCGCCATTCCGCCCGGCTGGCACGCCTGGATGCACCAGCGCTCCGACGTGCCGCCGAGCGAGGAAACCTATGTCGCCCGCGAGTGGGAGCAGCCGCACCGGCCGAACCCCACCGGCACCGTCAATGCCTATCACCCGCCCGGCTCGGCCATCGGCTTCGGTCATCGCCCCGCCGTGACGGGCGACTACAAGGCCTGGACGCCCGAGTGA
- a CDS encoding DUF2155 domain-containing protein yields the protein MHGISAFRPFLRSALLAGVMLAGFAAAPLAAQGWQGGVESQPLAPPPQMEGPVEDPDSPPGGAGVPSIMEDPDAGTPRAPAPAPAEVPGQATVGPSGDIEVIQPPEQKIENRTAEFAGLDKITGRITSFDVAINETVQFGALRITPRACYTRPESEQQNTTGFVEIQEIALDGKVQPLFGGWMFASSPGLHGVEHPIYDVWLTDCKQTAPVIASPGGQQ from the coding sequence GTGCACGGCATTTCCGCTTTCCGACCGTTCCTGCGCTCCGCGCTTCTCGCCGGGGTGATGCTGGCAGGCTTTGCCGCCGCGCCTCTCGCCGCCCAGGGCTGGCAGGGTGGGGTGGAATCGCAGCCGCTGGCGCCGCCGCCGCAGATGGAAGGGCCGGTCGAGGACCCCGATTCGCCGCCGGGTGGGGCGGGTGTGCCCTCCATCATGGAAGACCCCGACGCCGGTACGCCGCGCGCGCCCGCGCCCGCGCCGGCGGAAGTGCCGGGGCAGGCGACCGTCGGCCCAAGCGGCGACATCGAGGTGATCCAGCCGCCGGAGCAGAAGATCGAGAACCGCACCGCCGAGTTCGCCGGCCTCGACAAGATCACCGGCCGCATCACCAGCTTCGACGTGGCGATCAACGAAACCGTGCAGTTCGGTGCGCTGCGGATCACGCCGCGCGCCTGCTATACACGGCCGGAGAGCGAGCAGCAGAACACCACGGGCTTCGTCGAGATTCAGGAAATCGCACTCGACGGCAAGGTGCAGCCGCTGTTCGGTGGCTGGATGTTCGCCTCCAGCCCCGGCCTGCACGGGGTCGAGCACCCGATCTATGATGTGTGGCTGACCGACTGCAAGCAGACCGCGCCGGTGATCGCCTCGCCCGGCGGCCAGCAGTAG
- a CDS encoding MFS transporter: protein MTSIPDARPAAGAPTFFLLALAAGLGAANLYYAQPLIALIADDIGLDETLASLVVTVGQLGYIAGLLLLVPLGDIVENRRLISAILLCAAAGLGLAFLANAPAVFLLAALVFGIGSVVAQVAVPFAAHLARPEERGRKVGSVVSGLMTGILLARPVSSLLAHWFGWRSVFLIAALAMLALAVGLRLALPPRHPGGRTSYARLVGSLLPLLRAQPVLRRRALYQAAMFAVFTLFWTAVPLELAGPEFRLGQQGIALFALAGAASVVISPVAGWLADRGWSRIATGAALALALAGLLLTELGSGTSSLIVLAIGAIVLDCAVTANLVFGQRAIFMLAPEIRARLNALYIATFFFGGAVGSAVASPLYELGGWGAVTVAGGAVLLLALAYYATEFRSRG from the coding sequence GATCCCCGACGCGCGCCCCGCCGCCGGCGCCCCGACCTTTTTCCTGCTTGCGCTCGCGGCGGGACTTGGCGCCGCCAATCTCTATTACGCCCAGCCGCTGATCGCGCTGATCGCCGACGATATCGGCCTCGACGAGACACTAGCTAGCCTCGTCGTCACCGTCGGCCAGCTCGGCTACATCGCCGGCCTGCTGCTGCTGGTGCCTCTGGGCGACATCGTCGAGAACCGGCGCCTCATCTCCGCGATCCTGCTGTGCGCCGCCGCCGGTCTGGGGCTCGCCTTCCTCGCGAATGCGCCGGCCGTGTTCCTTCTGGCGGCGCTGGTGTTCGGCATCGGCTCGGTGGTGGCGCAGGTCGCCGTGCCCTTCGCGGCCCATCTGGCCCGGCCGGAAGAGCGCGGCCGCAAGGTCGGCAGCGTGGTGAGCGGGCTGATGACCGGCATCCTGCTGGCACGGCCGGTGTCCTCTCTGCTCGCCCACTGGTTCGGCTGGCGGTCGGTGTTCCTCATCGCCGCGCTGGCGATGCTGGCGCTGGCGGTCGGCCTGCGTCTCGCCTTGCCGCCTCGCCATCCCGGCGGCCGTACCAGCTATGCCCGCCTCGTCGGCTCGCTCTTGCCCCTGCTGCGGGCGCAGCCGGTGCTGCGCCGCCGCGCGCTCTATCAGGCGGCCATGTTCGCCGTTTTCACCCTGTTCTGGACGGCGGTGCCGCTCGAACTCGCCGGGCCGGAGTTCCGGCTCGGCCAGCAGGGGATCGCGCTCTTCGCTCTGGCGGGGGCTGCCAGCGTTGTCATCTCGCCGGTCGCGGGCTGGCTCGCCGACCGGGGATGGTCGAGAATCGCGACGGGCGCGGCGCTGGCGCTGGCGCTCGCCGGCCTCCTCTTGACCGAACTCGGCAGCGGCACGTCCTCGCTGATCGTGCTGGCGATCGGTGCCATCGTGCTCGACTGCGCAGTGACGGCCAATCTGGTGTTCGGCCAGCGCGCCATCTTCATGCTGGCACCGGAAATCCGGGCGCGGTTGAACGCGCTCTATATCGCGACCTTCTTCTTCGGTGGCGCTGTGGGCTCCGCCGTGGCGAGCCCGCTCTATGAGCTCGGCGGCTGGGGAGCGGTGACGGTGGCGGGCGGCGCCGTGCTGCTGTTGGCGCTCGCCTATTATGCCACGGAGTTCCGCAGCCGTGGTTAA
- a CDS encoding DsbA family protein produces MLPLRLLRRAGRATLALGLAAGLLLGAAHTPASALDDAQRKEFESVIRDYLVNNPEVIQEAIMVLQQRQAAAAAKQRETAVAELKPRIYDTTRGVVVGNPQGDVTLVEFFDYNCGYCKRALGDMVDLIKGDPKLKVILKEFPVLGPGSVEAARVAVAVRLTAPDKYFDFHKKLLGERGQANKDKAIEAAVAAGVDKAALEKALDNPEVNATLQDDLQLAEALGIDGTPSYVLGDQVVVGAVGHDQLKDAIASVRKCGKTQC; encoded by the coding sequence ATGCTGCCCCTTCGCCTCCTCCGCCGCGCCGGCCGCGCGACCCTCGCGCTCGGCCTTGCCGCCGGCCTGCTGCTCGGCGCGGCGCACACACCGGCCTCCGCACTCGACGATGCCCAGCGCAAGGAATTCGAGAGCGTGATCCGCGACTATCTCGTGAACAATCCCGAGGTGATCCAGGAAGCGATCATGGTGCTGCAGCAGCGCCAGGCCGCGGCTGCGGCCAAGCAGCGCGAGACGGCGGTGGCCGAACTCAAGCCCCGCATCTACGACACCACGCGCGGCGTCGTAGTCGGCAACCCGCAGGGCGACGTCACCCTGGTCGAGTTCTTCGATTACAATTGCGGCTACTGCAAGCGCGCGCTGGGCGACATGGTCGACCTCATCAAGGGCGACCCCAAGCTCAAGGTGATCCTCAAGGAATTCCCGGTGCTCGGACCGGGTTCGGTGGAAGCGGCGCGCGTGGCGGTCGCCGTGCGCCTGACCGCGCCGGACAAGTATTTCGACTTCCACAAGAAGCTGCTCGGCGAACGCGGCCAGGCCAACAAGGACAAGGCGATCGAGGCCGCCGTCGCGGCCGGCGTCGACAAGGCGGCGCTGGAGAAGGCGCTCGACAATCCGGAAGTCAACGCCACGCTGCAGGACGACCTGCAACTGGCCGAGGCGCTCGGCATCGATGGCACGCCAAGCTATGTGCTGGGCGACCAGGTGGTGGTCGGCGCGGTCGGTCATGACCAGCTGAAGGACGCCATCGCCTCCGTGCGCAAGTGCGGCAAGACCCAGTGCTGA
- the aat gene encoding leucyl/phenylalanyl-tRNA--protein transferase, which yields MSHPREHQVEITPDVLLKAYACGIFPMAESADDPGLYWIEPERRGIIPLDDFTLTSRLARTVRADRFEIRIDHDFEAVIDGCAAPADGRGSTWINRRIRKLYCDLHARGYCHSVEAWQDGALVGGLYGVRLGRAFFGESMFHIARDASKVALVHLVARLKKGGFVLLDTQFVTDHLRSFGAIEVPKRQYSRLLGQALEAGEGDFYCWPPGEAITGAVCLQSVSHTS from the coding sequence ATGTCACACCCGCGCGAACATCAGGTCGAAATCACCCCGGACGTGCTGCTGAAGGCCTATGCCTGCGGCATCTTCCCGATGGCCGAGAGCGCCGACGACCCCGGCCTCTACTGGATCGAGCCGGAGCGGCGCGGCATCATTCCGCTGGACGACTTCACCCTTACGAGCCGCCTCGCCCGCACGGTGCGGGCCGACCGTTTCGAAATCCGCATCGACCACGACTTCGAGGCGGTGATCGATGGCTGCGCCGCCCCCGCCGACGGGCGCGGCTCGACCTGGATCAACCGGCGCATCCGCAAGCTCTATTGCGACCTGCACGCACGCGGCTACTGCCACTCCGTCGAGGCCTGGCAGGATGGAGCACTGGTGGGCGGGCTCTATGGCGTCCGGCTGGGGCGGGCCTTTTTCGGCGAGAGTATGTTCCACATCGCCCGCGACGCCTCCAAGGTGGCGCTGGTGCATCTGGTGGCCCGGCTGAAGAAAGGTGGTTTCGTGCTGCTCGACACCCAGTTCGTCACCGATCACCTGCGCAGCTTCGGCGCGATCGAAGTACCCAAGCGTCAGTACAGCCGGCTGCTGGGACAGGCGCTGGAAGCGGGCGAAGGGGATTTCTACTGCTGGCCGCCGGGCGAGGCGATCACCGGCGCGGTCTGCTTGCAGTCGGTCAGCCACACATCATAG
- a CDS encoding M48 family metalloprotease, translated as MMPSLLLDNPSRATRRPSGRLVARLRAGLTRGAAFVAAAALLAPSAPAQAQSRQPGIIRDAEIETLMRDYTRPIFKVAGLQQQNIQVVLVGSDSFNAFVADGRRIFINTGALQQSKTPNEIIGVLAHETGHIAGGHLANMRQQLESAQTAAIVGMLLAAGGVAAGAASGANMGGAAAGAIMAPQEVVRRTLLSYQRGQEASADQAAVKYLTATKQSAKGMLTTFERFQNDQIFLSQRVDPYVLSHPMATERIALLSEMAHKSPYFDAKDPPALQARHDMMRAKLVGFTQPPDTVNRTYPRSDTSLPARYARAISGYRFGSISDALNQIDSLIADQPNNPYFYELKGQALLEAGRAREAVPPLRRAVALSDGNPLIRMLLGQALVASDDKASMEEAVRELNFSLQREPTSPAGWRYLAMAYGRKGDIPNADLASAQAAYMSGDFRLSRELATRARNGFKLGSPGWLKADDIVNYKPPVDPNARRKQAGQ; from the coding sequence ATGATGCCTTCGCTGCTGCTTGACAACCCCTCCCGCGCCACCCGCCGCCCGAGCGGTCGCCTTGTCGCGCGCCTACGCGCCGGGCTCACGCGCGGCGCCGCCTTCGTGGCCGCCGCCGCGCTGCTCGCCCCGTCCGCCCCGGCACAGGCGCAGAGCCGCCAGCCCGGCATCATCCGCGACGCCGAGATCGAGACGCTGATGCGCGATTACACGCGCCCGATCTTCAAGGTGGCCGGCCTGCAACAGCAGAACATCCAGGTCGTGCTTGTCGGCAGCGACAGTTTCAATGCCTTCGTCGCCGACGGAAGGCGCATCTTCATCAATACCGGCGCGCTGCAGCAGTCGAAGACGCCGAACGAAATCATCGGCGTGCTCGCGCACGAGACCGGCCATATCGCCGGCGGCCACCTCGCCAATATGCGCCAGCAGCTGGAGTCGGCGCAGACCGCCGCCATTGTCGGCATGCTGCTCGCCGCCGGCGGGGTGGCGGCAGGCGCGGCGAGCGGCGCCAATATGGGCGGCGCGGCGGCGGGCGCCATCATGGCGCCGCAGGAAGTCGTTCGCCGCACGCTGCTCTCCTATCAGCGCGGACAGGAAGCCTCAGCCGACCAGGCGGCGGTGAAGTACCTCACGGCCACCAAGCAGTCCGCCAAGGGCATGCTGACGACCTTCGAGCGCTTCCAGAACGACCAGATCTTCCTCAGCCAGCGCGTCGACCCCTATGTGCTGAGCCACCCGATGGCGACGGAGCGCATCGCGCTTCTGTCGGAGATGGCGCATAAGAGCCCCTATTTCGACGCCAAGGACCCGCCCGCCCTGCAGGCGCGGCACGACATGATGCGGGCCAAGCTGGTCGGCTTCACCCAGCCGCCGGACACGGTGAACCGTACCTATCCGCGTTCCGACACTTCGCTGCCGGCGCGCTATGCGCGGGCGATTTCCGGCTACCGCTTCGGCAGCATCTCCGACGCGCTGAACCAGATCGATTCGCTGATCGCCGACCAGCCGAATAATCCCTATTTCTACGAGCTGAAGGGCCAGGCGCTGCTGGAGGCCGGTCGGGCGCGGGAGGCGGTGCCACCTCTGCGCCGCGCCGTCGCGCTGTCCGATGGCAACCCGCTGATCCGCATGCTGCTCGGCCAGGCGCTGGTCGCCAGCGACGACAAGGCGTCGATGGAAGAAGCGGTACGCGAACTCAACTTCAGTCTGCAGCGCGAGCCGACCTCGCCCGCCGGCTGGCGCTACCTCGCCATGGCCTATGGCCGCAAGGGTGACATTCCCAATGCCGACCTCGCCTCGGCGCAGGCCGCCTATATGAGCGGCGATTTCCGCCTGTCGCGCGAGCTTGCCACCCGCGCCCGCAACGGCTTCAAGCTCGGCTCGCCGGGCTGGCTGAAGGCGGACGACATCGTCAACTACAAGCCGCCGGTGGACCCGAACGCCCGCCGCAAGCAGGCCGGCCAGTGA
- the aroQ gene encoding type II 3-dehydroquinate dehydratase produces the protein MPDTVHVLNGPNLNLLGTREPEIYGRATIADVEAACRAACERHGLDLVFRQTNHEGELVTFLQEARGSRGVVLNAAAYTHTSVAIADAIKAAGLIVVEVHLSNVFAREAFRHHSYISPVARGVICGLGIDGYRLAIDALATAGGKIS, from the coding sequence ATGCCCGACACGGTGCATGTTCTCAACGGACCGAATCTGAACCTGCTCGGTACGCGCGAGCCGGAGATTTACGGCCGTGCGACCATCGCCGATGTGGAGGCCGCCTGCCGCGCCGCCTGCGAGCGTCATGGCCTCGACCTCGTCTTCCGCCAGACCAACCATGAAGGCGAGCTCGTCACCTTCCTTCAGGAAGCGCGCGGCTCGCGGGGCGTGGTGCTGAACGCGGCGGCCTATACCCACACATCCGTCGCCATCGCCGACGCCATCAAGGCGGCCGGCCTCATTGTCGTCGAAGTCCACCTGTCCAACGTCTTCGCGCGCGAAGCCTTCCGCCATCATTCCTATATTTCGCCGGTCGCCCGTGGGGTGATCTGCGGTCTGGGGATCGACGGCTACCGGCTCGCCATCGACGCGCTCGCCACCGCCGGTGGCAAGATCAGCTGA
- the accB gene encoding acetyl-CoA carboxylase biotin carboxyl carrier protein, with product MKTNKPNIDPALVREIANLLSESDLTEIEVQHEDLRIRVVRAAPTVYAAPVAVAPAPVAAAAPAPAAAAPASAAPVADLSKHPGLVTSPMVGTAYLGPEPGAKYFVEVGSVVKEGQTLLIVEAMKTMNAIPAPRAGTVTRIIVENAQPVEYGEPLLIIE from the coding sequence ATGAAAACCAACAAGCCGAACATCGACCCCGCGCTCGTGCGCGAGATCGCCAACCTGCTGTCCGAAAGCGACCTCACCGAGATCGAGGTGCAGCACGAGGATCTGCGCATCCGCGTCGTCCGCGCCGCGCCCACCGTCTATGCCGCCCCGGTCGCGGTCGCGCCGGCCCCCGTGGCCGCCGCCGCCCCGGCACCGGCCGCCGCCGCGCCGGCGTCTGCCGCTCCCGTGGCCGACCTGTCGAAGCATCCCGGTCTCGTCACCTCGCCGATGGTGGGCACCGCCTATCTCGGCCCCGAGCCCGGCGCGAAGTACTTCGTCGAGGTCGGCTCGGTGGTGAAGGAAGGCCAGACGCTGCTCATCGTCGAGGCGATGAAGACCATGAACGCGATTCCCGCGCCCCGCGCCGGCACCGTGACCCGTATCATCGTGGAGAATGCGCAGCCGGTCGAATATGGCGAGCCACTCCTGATCATCGAGTGA